A region of Plantactinospora sp. BC1 DNA encodes the following proteins:
- a CDS encoding serine/threonine-protein kinase translates to MTIDCNRPDCAGTVDETGFCDTCGRRPLPSPDAGPPPVVPGSTVSSGSSWLVGGLVPLPELEPADPVSRLRGDTEVPESSRFCGNCGAQVGRSFRGQPALPKGYCGHCRSPYSFVPELRRGDLVADQYEVDGCLARGGLGWVYLARDTHLDGNPVVLKGLISNDEAALRLAVAERRFLTTLDHPNIVRIFNSVTHRDPRTGEQAGYIVMEYLNGQSLQDVQVAAARRTGALPIEHVLAYGHEILAAMEYLHGRGLLYCDMKPANVIRCADRIKVIDIGGVRRIDDDRSPRVGTDFFQVPPDEIGRHGLTVRSDIHTVGRTLQVLFEVSDEGRPSAPAGADGIAFGVESFVRLVNRAVAGHDRRFATAAEMSQQLKGVLRELLALRTGRPHPVRSTVFAPTPVLLDGGLGAVPGLDVWIRGTTNVLDIAPPSPSWAAGGLPLPIVDPDDEAVELLATAGAADPRGLIEKLANSGLRSVEVRLALCRAYLEAGDPGSAAGTLDAAVSDLGARARHDWRIRWHRGLLGLARADVPAAEAEFNAVYADCPGEIAPKLALGFCAEHLAEHDWAARCYQAIWRRDRSEGSAAFGLARLRLRDGDRAGAVRILDEVPRETLHYERARVAAVRILCGRLPTGGPTRADVAEAVRRLPALHLDGGNQTGEARDRLTALVQAAALGLFRTGSTRAENGLGDGGEVLGPEPTEEDLRRRLERSMRVLAAQARTPDDHGALVDLANAVRPRTPW, encoded by the coding sequence GGCGGCCTGGTGCCGCTGCCGGAGCTGGAGCCCGCCGACCCGGTCAGCCGGCTGCGCGGCGACACCGAGGTGCCGGAGTCGAGCCGGTTCTGCGGCAACTGCGGGGCCCAGGTCGGCCGGAGCTTCCGTGGCCAGCCCGCACTGCCGAAGGGATACTGCGGCCACTGCCGCAGCCCGTACTCGTTCGTGCCCGAGCTGCGCCGGGGCGACCTGGTGGCCGACCAGTACGAGGTGGACGGCTGCCTGGCCCGGGGCGGGCTCGGCTGGGTCTACCTGGCCCGGGACACCCACCTCGACGGCAACCCGGTCGTCCTCAAGGGACTGATCAGCAACGACGAGGCGGCGCTCCGGCTGGCGGTCGCCGAACGCCGCTTTCTGACCACCCTCGACCACCCGAACATCGTCCGCATCTTCAACTCCGTCACCCACCGCGATCCGCGTACCGGCGAGCAGGCCGGTTACATCGTGATGGAGTACCTCAACGGGCAGTCGTTGCAGGACGTGCAGGTGGCCGCCGCCCGGCGTACCGGGGCGCTGCCGATCGAGCACGTGCTCGCGTACGGGCACGAGATCCTCGCGGCGATGGAGTACCTGCACGGCCGGGGCCTGCTCTACTGCGACATGAAGCCGGCGAACGTGATCCGCTGCGCCGACCGGATCAAGGTGATCGACATCGGCGGCGTACGCCGGATCGACGACGACAGGAGCCCGAGGGTCGGTACCGACTTCTTCCAGGTACCGCCGGACGAGATCGGCCGGCACGGCCTGACCGTCCGGTCCGACATCCACACCGTCGGCCGGACTCTCCAGGTGCTCTTCGAGGTCAGCGACGAGGGACGCCCGTCGGCCCCGGCCGGCGCCGACGGGATCGCCTTCGGCGTGGAGTCGTTCGTCCGGCTGGTCAACCGGGCCGTTGCCGGGCACGACCGCCGGTTCGCCACCGCCGCCGAGATGTCCCAGCAGCTCAAGGGGGTACTCCGGGAGTTGCTGGCGCTGCGCACCGGCCGCCCACACCCGGTGCGGTCCACGGTCTTCGCCCCGACCCCGGTGTTGCTGGACGGCGGGCTCGGCGCCGTACCCGGGCTGGACGTCTGGATCAGGGGCACGACGAACGTGCTCGACATCGCGCCGCCCTCGCCCTCCTGGGCGGCCGGCGGGCTGCCGCTGCCGATCGTGGACCCGGACGACGAGGCGGTGGAGCTGCTCGCCACCGCCGGGGCGGCGGACCCGCGCGGCCTGATCGAGAAGCTGGCCAACTCCGGTCTGCGCTCGGTCGAGGTCCGGCTCGCGCTCTGCCGGGCGTACCTGGAAGCGGGCGATCCGGGCAGCGCGGCCGGCACCCTGGACGCGGCGGTCTCCGACCTCGGCGCCCGGGCCCGGCACGACTGGCGGATCCGCTGGCACCGGGGGCTGCTCGGGCTGGCCCGTGCCGACGTTCCGGCGGCCGAGGCCGAGTTCAACGCCGTCTACGCCGACTGCCCCGGCGAGATCGCCCCGAAGCTCGCCCTCGGCTTCTGCGCCGAGCATCTCGCCGAACACGACTGGGCGGCTCGCTGCTACCAGGCGATCTGGCGGCGCGACCGGAGTGAGGGCAGCGCCGCGTTCGGGCTGGCCCGGCTGCGGCTGCGCGACGGCGACCGGGCCGGGGCGGTGCGGATCCTGGACGAGGTACCGAGGGAGACCCTGCACTACGAGCGGGCCCGGGTCGCGGCGGTCCGCATCCTCTGCGGCCGGCTGCCGACCGGCGGCCCGACCCGGGCCGATGTCGCCGAGGCGGTACGCCGGCTGCCGGCGCTGCACCTCGACGGCGGCAACCAGACCGGGGAGGCCAGGGACCGGCTGACCGCGCTGGTCCAGGCGGCGGCGCTCGGCCTCTTCCGCACCGGCAGCACCCGCGCGGAGAACGGGCTCGGCGACGGCGGTGAGGTGCTCGGGCCGGAGCCGACCGAGGAGGACCTCCGGCGGCGGCTGGAACGCTCGATGCGGGTGCTCGCCGCGCAGGCCCGGACGCCCGACGACCACGGCGCACTGGTGGACCTCGCCAACGCGGTGCGGCCGAGGACCCCGTGGTGA